From the genome of Pelobacter propionicus DSM 2379, one region includes:
- the recJ gene encoding single-stranded-DNA-specific exonuclease RecJ — MQKKQWIVRTAPVELPAMAGEKAILPLTAAILAGRGISEPDAMDAFLSPSLADMLDPSRMKGMADAVARLLEARRRQEKITVYGDYDVDGITGTTLLVSFLRQTGFDCDYFIPNRFDDGYGLNGEALDRIINAGAALILSVDCGITAVEEALFCRQRGAELIIVDHHAPKETLPDACAVLNPLQSGCDYAFKCLAGVGVAFNLLVALRAALRDQGSFGSDSGPDLRQWLDLVALGTIADVVPLIGQNRIYVTHGLRLLAAPCKPGIQALKKVAGVGGAVSSGQVGFRLAPRLNAAGRMESAVPGVELLLGDDPPHCLAIAEELDAANGERQAIERAILQEAISLVEQGGNYPDRRSIVLASPSWHQGVVGIVASRLAERFHRPTILIALDEQGQGKGSGRSIPGFHLLDALKVCSPLLERFGGHRHAVGVSLSGERVDDFSATFEAEARRLLGNGELMPRLDIDAEAEPREVTKELALELKRLEPFGMGNPEPLLMMRSLTVLEQRVVGEDHLRLRLSRDDHVFNAIAFRMASRTVSETIDIAFFPEMNQWNGSSTLQLRVKDLRPTE; from the coding sequence ATGCAGAAGAAACAGTGGATTGTGCGAACAGCGCCGGTCGAATTGCCGGCCATGGCGGGGGAGAAGGCCATCCTGCCGCTGACCGCTGCCATACTTGCCGGCCGCGGGATCAGTGAGCCCGATGCCATGGACGCCTTCCTGTCCCCCTCCCTGGCGGACATGCTCGACCCTTCCCGCATGAAAGGGATGGCCGACGCCGTGGCACGCCTGCTGGAGGCGCGCCGCAGGCAGGAAAAGATCACCGTCTACGGCGACTACGACGTGGACGGCATCACCGGGACCACGCTGCTGGTGTCGTTTCTGCGGCAGACCGGATTTGACTGCGACTACTTCATCCCCAACCGTTTCGACGACGGCTACGGCCTGAACGGCGAGGCACTGGACAGGATCATCAACGCCGGGGCGGCCCTTATCCTGTCGGTGGACTGCGGCATCACGGCGGTTGAGGAGGCGCTCTTCTGTCGCCAGCGGGGAGCGGAGCTGATCATCGTCGATCATCACGCCCCCAAAGAGACCCTTCCCGATGCCTGCGCCGTGCTGAATCCGCTGCAGTCGGGATGCGACTATGCCTTCAAATGCCTGGCCGGGGTCGGCGTGGCCTTCAACCTGCTGGTTGCGCTCAGGGCGGCGCTGCGCGACCAGGGATCCTTTGGCAGCGATTCCGGCCCGGACCTGCGCCAGTGGCTGGACCTGGTGGCCCTGGGAACCATCGCCGACGTGGTGCCGCTCATCGGCCAGAACCGCATCTACGTCACCCATGGGCTGCGACTCTTGGCCGCTCCGTGCAAGCCGGGCATCCAGGCTCTCAAGAAGGTGGCCGGGGTAGGGGGGGCGGTGAGCAGTGGTCAGGTCGGTTTCCGGCTTGCGCCGCGCCTGAACGCCGCCGGCCGCATGGAGAGCGCCGTACCCGGCGTGGAACTGCTGCTGGGAGACGACCCGCCGCACTGTCTGGCCATTGCCGAGGAACTGGACGCTGCCAATGGCGAGCGCCAGGCCATCGAACGCGCCATACTCCAGGAGGCGATCAGCCTCGTGGAGCAGGGGGGGAACTACCCCGACAGGCGCAGCATCGTGCTGGCCTCCCCGTCCTGGCACCAGGGGGTGGTGGGCATCGTCGCCTCACGCCTGGCGGAACGTTTCCACCGACCAACCATCCTGATCGCCCTGGACGAACAAGGGCAGGGGAAGGGGTCGGGCCGCAGCATCCCCGGCTTCCACCTTCTGGATGCGCTTAAGGTCTGTTCACCCCTCCTGGAGCGCTTCGGCGGCCACCGCCATGCCGTGGGTGTCTCCCTCTCCGGAGAGAGGGTCGACGACTTCAGCGCAACATTCGAGGCCGAGGCGCGGCGTCTTCTGGGCAACGGGGAACTGATGCCCCGCCTGGATATCGATGCCGAGGCCGAACCGCGGGAGGTGACCAAAGAGCTGGCGCTGGAACTGAAGCGCCTGGAGCCCTTCGGCATGGGCAACCCGGAACCGCTGCTTATGATGCGCTCCCTGACCGTGCTGGAGCAGCGGGTGGTGGGAGAGGATCACCTGCGGCTGCGCTTGTCCAGGGACGACCATGTCTTCAATGCCATCGCCTTCCGCATGGCTTCGCGCACTGTTTCTGAAACCATCGACATCGCCTTTTTCCCCGAGATGAACCAATGGAATGGCAGCTCCACCCTGCAGTTGCGGGTCAAGGACCTGCGCCCCACGGAGTAG
- the secF gene encoding protein translocase subunit SecF, with protein MEFLGKTNIDFMGKKKLSFAISIIISLVGIMGIISIARGTANMGIDFSGGTAMQLKFSKPMDIAKARAALHKNGIPKADLQEIRDGNKLLIKIDRNTSISLGKAADAVQAAFRKAHPDNIFTVESSTEIGPSIGDKLRKDTLVAVAIALLGIILYIAWRFDFKFGIAATLATIHDCLAMFAVFYILDREINLLFVTAVLTIAGYSLTDTVVVFDRIRENMHKHLKEALPPLFNRSINEVLSRSIITALTTFLASASLFLFGGEVIHDFSLALLVGIVVGAYSSVFVASPIVVLLEERALRKKAAATA; from the coding sequence ATGGAATTTCTGGGCAAGACCAACATAGACTTCATGGGCAAAAAGAAGCTCTCTTTTGCCATTTCGATCATCATCTCCCTGGTCGGGATCATGGGCATCATCTCCATCGCCCGCGGTACCGCCAACATGGGGATCGACTTCTCCGGCGGCACCGCCATGCAGCTGAAATTCAGCAAGCCGATGGACATCGCAAAGGCCCGTGCGGCGCTGCACAAAAACGGCATCCCCAAGGCCGACCTGCAGGAGATCAGGGACGGCAACAAACTGTTGATCAAGATCGACAGGAATACATCCATCAGCCTGGGAAAGGCGGCCGATGCCGTACAGGCCGCGTTCAGGAAAGCCCATCCCGACAACATCTTTACAGTGGAGAGTTCCACCGAGATCGGGCCTTCCATCGGCGACAAGCTGCGCAAGGACACCCTGGTTGCCGTGGCCATCGCGCTCCTGGGCATCATCCTCTACATAGCCTGGCGCTTTGACTTCAAGTTCGGCATCGCCGCCACCCTGGCCACGATACACGACTGCCTGGCCATGTTCGCGGTCTTCTACATCCTGGACCGGGAGATCAACCTGCTGTTCGTCACCGCCGTGCTGACCATCGCCGGCTACTCCCTCACCGATACGGTGGTGGTGTTTGACCGCATCCGCGAGAACATGCACAAACATCTCAAGGAGGCGCTGCCCCCCCTCTTCAACCGCAGCATCAACGAGGTGCTCTCCCGCAGCATCATCACAGCCCTGACCACGTTTCTGGCATCGGCCTCGCTGTTTCTCTTCGGCGGCGAGGTGATCCACGACTTCTCCCTGGCCCTCTTGGTGGGGATCGTCGTGGGTGCCTATTCGTCGGTGTTCGTGGCCAGTCCGATCGTGGTGCTGCTGGAAGAGCGCGCCCTGCGGAAGAAGGCAGCGGCAACGGCCTGA
- a CDS encoding cation diffusion facilitator family transporter, giving the protein MQRDQRFDSADRIIKVGFWVNALLMVFKLSAGHWGRSDAVFADGIESACDFVAIFSTMVALRLGRQPFDEKHPYGHGRAESLSALLISLVILATGGWILYDSVVSIIRHDFKSPGMIAVAAAFVTILVKEWLYRFTQKTGRELESPSLLAIAKDHRKDALTSISTLAGVLGAFFGFGIMDPLAAGLTSFFILHIGLETYRGAAHDLMDGSVPVNFIEKVTQLAESVERVEHVHDIRGRRSGQYMIIDLKLDMDPAMTVKESHDIAKQVKKLIFDGFPNVGDVMIHINPHDEEHEDMIRL; this is encoded by the coding sequence ATGCAACGCGATCAACGATTCGACAGCGCCGACAGGATCATCAAGGTCGGCTTCTGGGTCAACGCCCTGCTGATGGTTTTCAAGCTGTCGGCCGGCCATTGGGGGCGTTCCGACGCCGTGTTCGCCGACGGCATCGAAAGCGCCTGCGATTTCGTGGCCATATTCTCCACCATGGTGGCGCTCAGGCTGGGGAGGCAGCCCTTTGACGAGAAACACCCCTACGGCCATGGCCGGGCCGAGAGCCTGTCGGCGCTTTTGATCTCGCTGGTGATCCTGGCCACCGGTGGCTGGATCCTCTACGACTCGGTGGTTTCCATCATCCGCCATGACTTCAAATCTCCCGGCATGATCGCCGTGGCCGCGGCGTTTGTCACCATCCTGGTCAAGGAGTGGCTCTACCGTTTCACCCAGAAGACCGGCCGGGAGCTGGAGAGCCCCTCCCTGCTGGCCATCGCCAAAGACCACCGCAAGGATGCCCTCACCTCCATCTCCACCCTGGCCGGTGTCCTGGGCGCCTTCTTCGGTTTCGGCATCATGGACCCGCTGGCCGCCGGCCTGACTTCGTTCTTTATCCTGCACATCGGCCTGGAGACCTACCGGGGGGCGGCCCACGACCTGATGGACGGCAGCGTGCCGGTCAATTTCATCGAGAAGGTCACCCAACTGGCCGAGAGCGTGGAGCGGGTTGAGCATGTGCACGACATCCGCGGCCGCCGCTCAGGCCAGTACATGATCATCGATCTCAAGCTGGACATGGACCCGGCCATGACGGTCAAGGAGTCCCACGACATCGCCAAGCAGGTCAAGAAGCTGATCTTCGATGGATTTCCCAACGTGGGGGATGTGATGATCCACATCAACCCCCACGACGAGGAACATGAGGATATGATCAGGCTGTGA
- the secD gene encoding protein translocase subunit SecD, producing the protein MPKETGWRISLIVIFALVSLLYLTPTLVTQLPSWWTGLLPKDKIHLGLDLQGGTHLVLEVDTQKAVEGSLDIVATDLEDTLNNKNLHFKRISRTDWNRVTLLLYEKDTAAAVQKMLKDKYPGYQQSPLYDDGGFVALNLSITDEAAKDRKDKAVAQALETIRNRIDQFGVSEPVIQREGVDHIVVQLPGIKDPQRAIDLIGKTARLEFKLVREDIPPGSISLPDDAEIMKEKEVDPDTGAVSEVPYVLQKKAMITGDLLTDAQVRIDSQFNQPYVAIEFNSLGSKLFDQVTAANVGKRFAIVLDNNVYSAPVIRERISGGSAQISGNFTEKTAADLAIVLRAGALPAPVKIIQNETVGPSLGQDSITKGLMAGLIGILVVVVFMGLYYKLSGMVANLGMVMNVLYLMGALAALGATLTLPGIAAIVLLIGMSVDANVIIFERIREELRLGKSPKSALDAGYDKAFLTIMDSHVTTLITAAVLFQFGTGPVKGFAVSLSLGVIINLFTSLIGTKVIFDLFLYRGTVKKMSI; encoded by the coding sequence ATGCCTAAAGAAACCGGCTGGCGCATAAGCCTGATAGTTATCTTCGCCCTGGTATCGCTTCTCTACCTGACTCCAACGCTGGTGACGCAACTCCCCTCCTGGTGGACCGGGCTGCTTCCCAAGGACAAGATCCATCTGGGGCTCGACCTGCAGGGGGGGACTCACCTGGTGCTGGAGGTGGATACCCAGAAGGCGGTGGAGGGGTCGCTGGATATCGTAGCCACCGACCTGGAAGATACCCTGAACAACAAGAACCTGCACTTCAAGCGCATCAGCCGCACCGATTGGAATAGGGTGACCCTGCTCCTGTACGAGAAGGATACCGCCGCAGCGGTGCAGAAGATGCTCAAGGACAAGTATCCCGGCTACCAGCAGAGCCCGCTGTACGATGACGGCGGTTTCGTGGCTTTAAACCTGAGCATCACCGACGAGGCGGCCAAGGATCGCAAGGACAAGGCGGTGGCCCAGGCCCTGGAGACCATCCGCAACAGGATCGACCAGTTCGGCGTCTCCGAGCCGGTCATCCAGCGCGAGGGGGTCGATCACATCGTGGTGCAGCTCCCCGGCATCAAGGACCCCCAGCGGGCCATCGACCTGATCGGCAAGACCGCCCGTCTGGAGTTCAAGCTGGTGCGGGAGGACATCCCGCCGGGCTCCATCTCCCTGCCCGATGACGCCGAAATCATGAAGGAAAAAGAGGTTGATCCGGATACCGGCGCCGTAAGCGAAGTACCCTATGTGCTGCAGAAGAAGGCGATGATCACCGGCGACCTGCTCACCGATGCCCAGGTGCGCATCGACTCCCAGTTCAACCAGCCCTACGTGGCCATCGAGTTCAACTCCCTGGGGTCCAAGCTGTTCGACCAGGTCACCGCCGCCAACGTGGGCAAGCGCTTCGCCATCGTACTGGACAACAACGTCTACTCGGCCCCGGTGATCCGCGAACGCATCTCCGGCGGCAGCGCCCAGATCTCGGGCAACTTCACCGAGAAGACCGCCGCCGACCTGGCCATCGTGCTCAGGGCCGGCGCCCTGCCTGCACCGGTGAAGATCATCCAGAACGAGACCGTCGGACCCTCCCTGGGGCAGGACTCCATCACCAAGGGGCTGATGGCCGGCCTGATCGGAATTCTGGTGGTGGTGGTCTTCATGGGGCTGTACTACAAGCTGTCCGGCATGGTGGCAAACCTGGGCATGGTGATGAACGTGCTCTACCTGATGGGCGCCCTGGCGGCCCTGGGCGCCACACTGACCCTGCCCGGCATCGCCGCCATTGTGCTCCTGATCGGCATGTCGGTGGACGCCAACGTGATCATCTTCGAGCGCATCCGCGAGGAGCTCAGGCTGGGCAAGTCGCCCAAATCGGCCCTGGACGCCGGCTATGACAAGGCCTTCCTGACCATCATGGACTCCCACGTCACCACCCTGATCACCGCGGCGGTACTGTTCCAGTTCGGCACCGGTCCGGTGAAGGGCTTCGCGGTTTCCTTAAGCCTGGGGGTCATCATCAACCTGTTCACCTCGCTGATCGGCACCAAGGTGATCTTCGACCTGTTCCTGTACAGGGGAACCGTCAAGAAAATGAGCATATAG
- a CDS encoding tetratricopeptide repeat protein produces the protein MKKETILIAVAALLVGFLGGFLIFSMNSEKTNRQDQAQVSALAAPLPDHGRRIAETEAIIARDPGNLKAWISLGNDFFDSNQPSKAIQAYAQALEIQPANPDVLTDQGIMFRKLGWYDKALANFQKARALNPRHLQSLYNMSIVYTVDLKQPDRAVPLWEAYLREDGTSETARQVRELLASMTRQGDHPARK, from the coding sequence ATGAAAAAAGAAACGATCCTGATAGCCGTGGCCGCCCTGCTGGTGGGATTTCTGGGCGGCTTCCTGATCTTCAGCATGAACAGCGAGAAGACGAACCGCCAGGATCAGGCACAGGTTTCGGCGCTGGCTGCTCCACTACCGGACCATGGACGGCGCATCGCCGAGACCGAGGCGATCATTGCCAGGGACCCGGGAAACCTGAAGGCATGGATTTCCCTGGGGAACGACTTCTTCGATTCCAATCAGCCGAGCAAGGCCATCCAGGCCTATGCCCAGGCCCTGGAGATCCAACCGGCCAATCCAGACGTGCTCACCGACCAGGGGATCATGTTCCGCAAGCTGGGGTGGTATGACAAGGCCCTGGCCAACTTCCAGAAAGCCCGCGCCCTGAACCCCAGGCACCTGCAGAGCCTGTACAACATGAGCATCGTTTACACCGTTGACCTGAAACAGCCGGACCGGGCCGTGCCGCTCTGGGAGGCCTATCTCAGAGAGGACGGTACGAGTGAAACTGCCCGACAGGTGCGAGAGCTGCTGGCGAGCATGACACGGCAGGGGGATCACCCGGCCAGGAAATAA
- a CDS encoding DUF456 domain-containing protein, translating to MSHQTLILLIFGAMLSLTGLAGTLLPFLPGAPLLFVGLLLCAWAENFQYVGIGTLMVLAAMAALTWLVEFLASVLGVKKFGGSRRAMLGAALGGVVGMFLGPAGILLGPFVGAVLGEMSLDRSLDRAGRAGFGTVVGLAIGVAGKLAIAIAMLGLFLLVRLY from the coding sequence ATGTCGCACCAAACCCTGATTCTCCTGATTTTCGGCGCCATGCTGAGCCTCACTGGACTGGCCGGCACGCTGCTCCCCTTCCTGCCGGGAGCGCCGCTGCTGTTTGTCGGCCTCCTGCTCTGCGCCTGGGCGGAAAATTTCCAGTACGTGGGAATCGGCACCCTGATGGTCCTGGCCGCCATGGCGGCACTGACCTGGCTGGTGGAGTTCCTGGCCTCGGTCCTGGGTGTCAAGAAGTTCGGCGGTTCGCGACGGGCAATGCTGGGCGCCGCCCTGGGGGGAGTGGTGGGGATGTTTCTCGGACCGGCCGGAATACTGCTGGGGCCCTTTGTGGGGGCGGTGCTGGGAGAGATGTCGCTCGATCGCAGCCTGGACCGGGCCGGCCGCGCCGGTTTCGGCACCGTGGTTGGGCTGGCGATTGGAGTGGCCGGCAAACTGGCCATCGCCATCGCCATGCTGGGACTCTTCCTGCTGGTCAGGCTGTACTGA
- the queA gene encoding tRNA preQ1(34) S-adenosylmethionine ribosyltransferase-isomerase QueA translates to MLVKEFDYHLPEELIARYPAPERDGSRLMLLNRESGTIGHGLFRDIADHLRPGDLLVLNDTRVIPARLFGRKATGGRVEIFLVRRQETQAERWSCLMRSSKGMRPGQLITLAGAMTALVVERLEPEGWLLEFQGAEPFSVWLEREGEMPLPPYLQRPAESGDQLRYQTVFARSAGAVAAPTAGLHFTPELLERLAERGVATACLTLHTGPGTFQPLRVERVQDHRIHSERYHISAETCQAIAETKQRGGRVVAVGTTSARTLEYAADEKGGLCPGSGDADIFIYPGYRFRVVDALVTNFHLPESTLIMLVSAFAGKEYVFHAYHEAARLGYRFYSYGDAMFIE, encoded by the coding sequence ATGCTTGTTAAAGAGTTCGACTATCATCTCCCCGAGGAGCTGATCGCCCGTTACCCCGCGCCGGAACGGGACGGCTCCCGCCTGATGCTGCTGAATCGCGAAAGCGGTACCATCGGCCACGGCCTGTTCAGGGACATCGCCGACCATCTCCGGCCGGGTGACCTGCTGGTGCTGAACGATACCAGGGTGATTCCGGCCCGCCTCTTTGGCCGCAAGGCCACCGGCGGCAGGGTGGAGATCTTCCTGGTGCGCCGGCAAGAGACGCAGGCAGAGCGCTGGAGTTGCCTGATGCGCTCATCCAAGGGGATGCGTCCGGGGCAGCTGATTACCCTGGCCGGCGCAATGACCGCCCTGGTTGTGGAACGTCTGGAGCCGGAAGGGTGGTTGTTGGAGTTCCAGGGAGCGGAACCGTTTTCCGTCTGGCTGGAGCGGGAAGGTGAGATGCCGCTACCTCCCTACCTGCAACGGCCCGCGGAGAGCGGGGATCAGCTGCGCTACCAGACGGTCTTTGCCAGGAGCGCCGGCGCCGTTGCCGCACCCACCGCCGGCCTGCACTTCACCCCCGAGCTGCTGGAGCGGTTGGCAGAGCGGGGCGTGGCCACGGCCTGCCTGACCCTGCACACCGGGCCGGGGACCTTCCAGCCGCTGCGGGTGGAACGGGTTCAGGATCACCGCATCCACAGCGAGCGCTACCATATCTCCGCGGAAACCTGCCAGGCCATAGCAGAGACAAAGCAGCGCGGCGGGCGGGTAGTGGCGGTGGGGACCACCTCGGCCCGCACCCTGGAGTACGCGGCCGACGAAAAAGGGGGCCTCTGCCCCGGTTCGGGCGATGCGGACATCTTCATCTACCCCGGCTATCGGTTCAGGGTGGTGGATGCGCTGGTGACCAACTTCCATCTGCCCGAATCGACCCTGATCATGCTGGTGTCCGCCTTCGCCGGCAAAGAGTACGTTTTCCATGCCTACCACGAGGCGGCCAGGCTGGGCTACCGCTTCTACAGCTACGGCGACGCCATGTTTATCGAATAA
- a CDS encoding SpoIID/LytB domain-containing protein has product MYHYVLRSLLIRISVTLLLAFCLLLPATGPGSAVDIPAETIRIAIVKNAASVVVDGDGLLARRENGDAVPLAPPVTIRPGDNGLTIDGVIYRRLSFAGAGSLLVNGKPYRGMADVVSSDRGILIVNELPLEDYLVGLINCEISSAWPMEAVKAQAVIARTYALYRRKLRMNTPYHLESSVLDQVYNGSLIEDSRARRAVSETSGQVLTHNGSVIQAFYHSNCGGKTEASENVWGMSLPYLRGVSCEYCQGNPSSVWTQKLELAQIEERLRAAGFRVAAVNDIRPGPLNSRGRLKQVTIVSTGGDLTLTGDQFRKVLGYGVIKSTNFSVRVKDGAAHFSGLGNGHGVGLCQWGAKQRALAGFSYTEILTYYYPGTVLEQFFDIR; this is encoded by the coding sequence TTGTATCACTACGTTTTGCGATCACTACTCATACGCATATCCGTTACTCTTTTACTGGCGTTTTGCCTCCTGCTTCCGGCGACCGGTCCGGGGAGCGCCGTCGACATCCCCGCTGAAACCATACGTATCGCCATCGTCAAAAACGCGGCCAGCGTGGTGGTGGATGGCGATGGCCTACTGGCCAGGCGGGAAAACGGCGATGCCGTACCCCTTGCGCCACCGGTAACCATCAGGCCGGGCGATAACGGGCTGACCATCGACGGCGTCATCTACCGGCGTCTGAGTTTTGCCGGTGCCGGCAGCCTGCTGGTCAACGGCAAGCCGTACCGCGGCATGGCCGATGTCGTTTCTTCCGACAGGGGCATCCTGATCGTCAACGAACTTCCCCTGGAAGACTACCTTGTCGGACTGATCAACTGCGAGATATCGTCGGCCTGGCCCATGGAAGCGGTTAAGGCCCAGGCGGTGATTGCCAGAACCTATGCCCTCTACCGCAGGAAGCTGCGCATGAACACTCCTTACCACCTTGAATCGTCGGTTTTGGATCAGGTATACAACGGCAGCCTGATCGAGGACAGCCGGGCCAGGCGAGCGGTAAGCGAGACCAGCGGCCAGGTGCTGACCCATAACGGGTCGGTCATCCAGGCTTTCTACCACTCCAACTGCGGAGGAAAGACAGAGGCCTCCGAGAACGTATGGGGCATGTCCCTGCCGTACCTGAGAGGGGTGAGCTGTGAATACTGCCAGGGCAATCCCTCCAGCGTCTGGACCCAGAAGCTGGAACTGGCACAGATCGAGGAACGGTTGCGCGCCGCCGGTTTCAGGGTCGCGGCCGTGAACGATATCCGCCCCGGCCCCCTCAACAGCCGCGGCAGGCTGAAGCAGGTGACCATCGTCTCCACTGGCGGCGACCTGACCCTGACCGGAGACCAGTTCCGCAAGGTCCTGGGCTATGGCGTGATCAAGAGCACCAATTTCTCCGTCAGGGTCAAAGATGGAGCCGCCCACTTCTCGGGCCTGGGCAATGGACACGGAGTGGGGCTCTGCCAGTGGGGCGCCAAACAGCGCGCGCTGGCCGGCTTTTCCTATACCGAGATACTCACTTACTACTACCCCGGAACAGTGCTTGAACAGTTCTTTGATATCCGTTGA
- the yajC gene encoding preprotein translocase subunit YajC, whose product MLGLAFAMSGPPGGATGAGGAAGAFQQFITLALMFAIFYFLLIRPQQKKAKEHRALLESIKKGDQVVTAGGVHGKVASVEDGIVGLEIATGVIIKITKSYIAAINNK is encoded by the coding sequence ATGTTAGGATTAGCATTTGCCATGTCGGGCCCGCCGGGCGGGGCAACGGGAGCCGGCGGTGCAGCTGGCGCGTTTCAGCAGTTCATTACCCTGGCGCTCATGTTCGCCATCTTCTACTTCCTGCTGATCCGCCCCCAGCAGAAGAAGGCCAAGGAGCACCGCGCCCTCCTGGAGAGCATCAAGAAAGGTGATCAGGTAGTCACCGCCGGCGGCGTGCACGGCAAGGTCGCCTCGGTGGAGGACGGCATCGTCGGCCTGGAGATTGCCACCGGCGTCATCATAAAGATCACCAAATCCTATATCGCCGCAATCAACAACAAGTAA
- the tgt gene encoding tRNA guanosine(34) transglycosylase Tgt — protein MSTSLFTLLHRDASCGARLGSLNTLHGAIETPIFMPVGTNATVKAMTPDDLLAVNAQIILSNTYHLYLRPGHRLVEQLGGLHSFMNWHRPILTDSGGFQVFSLGELRKISEEGVRFQSHLDGSYHFLTPELSIGIQEALGADIIMCFDECPPATAEYDYVSRSLEMTTRWARRCKQAHRREGQQLFGIIQGGMHYDLRARSLEQIFEIGFDGYALGGLSVGEEKEQMYGVMEACAPLMPQDHPRYIMGIGAPQDLVEAVWHGYDMFDCVMPTRNARNGMLFTSQGRINIKAKIFEEDSGPLDPECGCHVCRNYSRAYLRHLYRAGEILASNLNTYHNLYYFLDLMRQMREAIKNDNLAGFRREFYAKQQIHHKI, from the coding sequence TTGTCGACTTCTCTTTTCACACTCCTTCACCGGGATGCCTCCTGCGGGGCGCGGCTTGGCAGCCTGAATACCCTGCACGGCGCCATTGAGACCCCCATCTTCATGCCGGTGGGTACCAACGCCACCGTCAAGGCCATGACTCCCGATGATCTGCTGGCGGTCAACGCCCAGATCATCCTCTCCAACACCTACCACCTCTACCTCCGTCCGGGGCACCGACTGGTGGAGCAGTTGGGCGGGTTGCACTCCTTCATGAACTGGCACCGCCCGATCCTGACCGACAGCGGCGGATTCCAGGTCTTCAGCCTGGGGGAGTTGCGCAAGATCAGCGAGGAAGGGGTCAGGTTCCAGTCCCATCTGGACGGTTCCTATCACTTCCTGACCCCGGAACTGTCCATAGGGATCCAGGAGGCGTTGGGTGCGGATATCATCATGTGCTTCGACGAGTGCCCCCCGGCCACGGCGGAGTACGACTACGTCAGCCGCTCCCTGGAGATGACCACCCGCTGGGCAAGGCGCTGCAAACAGGCCCACCGGCGTGAGGGACAGCAGTTGTTCGGCATCATTCAGGGGGGAATGCATTACGACCTGCGTGCCCGCAGCCTGGAGCAGATCTTTGAGATCGGCTTTGACGGCTATGCTTTGGGCGGCCTCTCGGTGGGTGAGGAAAAAGAACAGATGTACGGCGTCATGGAGGCCTGCGCCCCGCTGATGCCACAGGACCATCCCCGCTACATCATGGGCATCGGCGCCCCCCAGGACCTGGTGGAGGCGGTCTGGCACGGCTACGACATGTTCGATTGCGTCATGCCGACCCGCAACGCCCGCAACGGCATGCTCTTCACCAGCCAGGGGCGGATCAACATCAAGGCCAAGATCTTTGAAGAGGATTCCGGACCGCTGGACCCGGAGTGCGGCTGCCACGTCTGCAGGAACTACTCCCGCGCCTATCTGCGGCACCTCTACCGGGCGGGCGAAATCCTGGCCTCGAACCTGAACACCTATCACAACCTGTACTATTTCCTCGACCTGATGCGCCAGATGCGCGAGGCGATCAAAAACGACAACCTGGCGGGATTCCGCCGCGAGTTTTACGCAAAGCAGCAGATACATCATAAAATTTAG